GCAGTTTGCCGATAGTAAATTCGCCAAAGTTATCGGGGAGTGAAAATTGAATGAGACTACTGTCGCTATCCAAATAAACTGCAACTGTAGCACTGGTAAGCATAAAATTGTACACAGAATCCTTTGCTTTACCCTTTACAATTCCAATATTACCGGTACTATCCGTTTGTGCAAAAACAAGTAATGAATAACAGGCACAACAGGTTAACAAAATAGCTTTTCTCATTCAGCATGGAATTGATACCATAAGAGTATGACCAGCAGGCAAGTCTTGTCAGCGATATAATCCGGTTTTATCTTGAATAGGTTAATTTTCATTACAAGCTGGTATCGTAAAATAAATTTAGCCTTTTTCACGGCATTATTTCTTCCGTGTCAGGGTTGGAGGAGTTGCTAAAGCAGCTCCTTAGCCTTTAATTCTCATTCTTACAATCACGGGATTGCTTTTCCGGTTTTGTGTAGCGAAATATTTTTCAATTACCGCGGGAAATTTAATGTTGCCGGACTTCAGTTTATCGTATGCGCTGAATAGTTGAAAAGAAGACAAAGTGGAATAGATATATCCCTTATAATTCACCAGCCCTTTTACATGGCTGTTATTACCCAAAACAGGCAAATAAGCAGACAGAGAATCTATAGTAGCTCTTTCCAAAGAAAAAGCTTTGCCGGATGAGGTATCGTAAACGAAGTTATACAAATAAACGCCCTCGGACCCTTGAAAAGAAGTAAACTGCCTGGTGTTTATTTTAAAGAAAAGGAGATTTTTATGAAAAAAGACATTACTTACATCCAAGATTGTTTTTATTCCAGATGTTTTTTTAAATGCTTTGGCGACAGCATTTTTATCTTCGGAGTAGATAATATCGTCGGACACGGACCTATCAGCCGGGAAAATGAATTGTCCTAATTTGATTGCAGTGTCTTTAGAAATTTTATATAAAAAATGCTCCAAAGGAGTTGACACATAAACATTACCCCGATCATCAGCCGTATTTGGTACTGACAAGGCTCCCCCGATGGTACAAAATCCCAGATTTTTCTTTTGGTTATAGGGTAAGAACGACCTTATCAATTTATCTTTTTGGTAGATCTGTATTAAATTGTAGACAGTATCTACGCCTGGCTCTCCTACCGGGACACTAAAGTCCGGTACAAAGGCAGAAAAGTTATCTTCGAGAGATATTTTTCTACCCGCCGGATATGCCGATTTATTTTTCCCGGCCTGTCCCAATTTTACTCCAATGGGACTATAGATGTCAACGCTTTCATTATTTGTGTTGTAATTGTACGACCGAACGATTATATTCTGTTTTTCTCCATCCATTGTAATGTTGCTTACGGTTTGCTCTCCTATTCTAACCCTGGAGATCAATTTACCATCATTGCTAAAGAACAAAACAGATTTACTATCATCGTCATATATAACAAAGCTCTTTGAAGTAACTATAAACTGATGTGCTTCTCCAAAGAGGCTTTTCTTATTTGTTTCCAGGGGTATAAATTCTACCTGGTCAAAAAAATCCGAGATTTTACAGCCATATGTCTTATTAGGATCAACCCGGATCTTTAAAGATGTACTTTGAGACAATGCGTGATTATAGAAAACAAGCAAAAAAGAAAAAGCCAACGTAACACTTTTAAACATGCACGAAGAAGACTTCAAAAAGCCAACTACCATCATCTTTACAAAAAAAGTGCAGCCGCGAAATTTAAAATTCTTTGACAACATATGTTCTGTCTTTTTTAATAAAAGTAACTTTATTATAGCCCAGGTTTGCCTCTTTACCAAAAGAACCAGTAGAATCTATGGTTAAGCAGTACTTTACGTTATTGGCGTTCAAATTATACAATAGTAGTTGTGGCTTTTGAGTTTTAGCTACCAGTAAGATCCTATTTTCATATTCTGGATACTGCTCCTTCAGTAGCAGCACCTTCGCGTAACACACGGAGCAATCTCCATCAAAATAATAAACAAGAAAGTCTTTCTCATGCAAGCTTTGACACTTTCCGGTTAATAATTTATAGGAGTTATCAGCTAATTTATTTTCACTTCCGCTTTCGCAGCCTACTGAAAATAAAATCACCAGCAATAGTATTTTTATTACAGAATATTTCATTGCGGTAAATTAAATAAAGATATTTTACCAGGTTCCCTTTCAGAGAATCCATATATCTTTTTGTTAGTAAAGTCAATATCAAAACATATCAAAGGTATACCCAGGTTGTATATTCCTTTAAGGCCCAAAGTATCAGAAAAACGAAAAATGCGATTACTTTGAACAGTATCCACTTTAGTGCTTGATCCGCTATACAACGAGAATATATCTTTATTCTCTCTCATTGAACCTATATAAGCGACTCTAGAATGATTTGTAAAAGCAAGGCGAGAAATATTTTTTTCAACTTGCTTTCTTTTAAACTTTGGTTCAAAGGCACCTGGACCCTGCACTCTATGAAGCAGCATACCTGAAGTATCGTAGACATCTATTACGTCCGTAGATAAATAGCTACGCAGGATCCTTTTCCCATCCCGGGTTAAAGCCAAAAAACCAAGAAACACCTCAGAAAGTTCTTGTTCCGAGAATCCATCAACGGATAGCGGATATTCTCCTTTTGTAACCAAGAAGCTTCCATTTGAATCATAAAAATCAAAATTACTCTTGCTCCTGGTGTACGGTCCCCTTAGAGCTGCCACTCTTCCATCTCTCAGCAAAAGAGGCCTCCCTAACTGTTCGCTTTTTATTTTTAATGAACGTACAGGATAGCAGGTATTGCTTTTACTCCTGATAGAGTCGAGAGAATAGCTAAAAATTTCTTTCTTTATCAAATCTGCAACAATCAGGATATTTCCCGCTGTATCGACTTGAAAATTCTGAGCGTCAAATTGTTCGTTAAATTTATCACCGACCTTAGCAAATGCCCTAATAAACTTGAGAGAATCCAAACTATAAGCATTCAGCAGGTAATCATCTTTAAACACTGATATCAACAAAAGATTACTTGATGGAATTACGACCATATCAACAATCCTTTCTGCACCAGGCAAATTAAGAGCATTTCTT
The Filimonas effusa genome window above contains:
- a CDS encoding BF3164 family lipoprotein, which translates into the protein MAFPRYVIVALLFIAFSCKQPPEHRVFKLVDDHFESRLERNALNLPGAERIVDMVVIPSSNLLLISVFKDDYLLNAYSLDSLKFIRAFAKVGDKFNEQFDAQNFQVDTAGNILIVADLIKKEIFSYSLDSIRSKSNTCYPVRSLKIKSEQLGRPLLLRDGRVAALRGPYTRSKSNFDFYDSNGSFLVTKGEYPLSVDGFSEQELSEVFLGFLALTRDGKRILRSYLSTDVIDVYDTSGMLLHRVQGPGAFEPKFKRKQVEKNISRLAFTNHSRVAYIGSMRENKDIFSLYSGSSTKVDTVQSNRIFRFSDTLGLKGIYNLGIPLICFDIDFTNKKIYGFSEREPGKISLFNLPQ